In Paenibacillus sp. J23TS9, a single genomic region encodes these proteins:
- a CDS encoding GerAB/ArcD/ProY family transporter, producing the protein MKQAAANPQISMPQYFILQIMVFGAISFYLYPYFIINATNQSYWIPILIWMMLGLLGAWLFSRMMALHQGMDAFAITKQELGWPGMILFILPMMWFIWRSMIIMIRAHTEIISMTILHTTPQWCLNGVILISVFLAMGGLVPIVRTAGVFFLVSLPLSFALTLLGLSDIHLYLGKPWIHTNGDFITSSKFYASSCIWLGYLYYAASGKYTKKPGKLWKPYMIAAVCFLPLIAGSVYLPVLTFSAEMSRNLALPYISKMDSVNHYWLIVENLTAVFISASMLYLILVLSLMLHCFVTALKTMLPSWNEKLLYLLIGAATYASTFFIISWNEIVKSVEWDSPFRLYLMFLFPLAVIIKSFMTERMKSRS; encoded by the coding sequence ATGAAACAGGCGGCAGCAAATCCGCAAATTTCCATGCCCCAATATTTTATTCTGCAGATTATGGTATTCGGGGCGATTTCTTTTTACCTGTACCCATATTTCATTATCAATGCCACCAACCAAAGCTATTGGATTCCGATCCTGATTTGGATGATGCTGGGTCTGCTCGGAGCATGGTTGTTCAGCCGGATGATGGCGCTGCACCAGGGCATGGATGCCTTTGCCATTACCAAGCAGGAGTTAGGATGGCCAGGGATGATTCTATTCATCCTGCCCATGATGTGGTTCATATGGCGATCGATGATCATTATGATCCGGGCTCATACCGAAATTATTTCGATGACGATCCTGCACACAACACCGCAATGGTGCTTGAATGGAGTCATCCTGATTTCCGTATTTTTGGCAATGGGAGGGCTTGTCCCCATTGTACGGACGGCCGGAGTCTTCTTTCTGGTCAGTTTACCCCTATCGTTTGCTTTAACCCTTCTTGGCCTAAGTGATATCCATCTCTATCTGGGCAAGCCTTGGATACATACGAACGGGGATTTCATCACCAGCTCCAAATTTTATGCGTCGTCCTGCATTTGGTTAGGTTATCTATACTATGCGGCAAGCGGCAAGTACACGAAGAAACCGGGCAAGCTCTGGAAGCCCTACATGATTGCTGCAGTTTGTTTTTTGCCATTAATCGCCGGATCGGTGTATCTGCCGGTCCTTACATTTAGTGCCGAAATGTCCCGGAATTTAGCTCTTCCTTATATATCCAAAATGGATTCTGTGAATCATTATTGGCTCATCGTTGAAAATTTGACCGCCGTATTTATCTCAGCATCGATGCTGTATCTTATTTTGGTGCTGTCGCTTATGCTGCACTGCTTCGTCACTGCCCTTAAGACGATGCTTCCGAGCTGGAACGAAAAACTGCTCTATTTGCTGATCGGAGCGGCGACTTACGCTTCCACCTTTTTCATTATCTCCTGGAATGAGATTGTGAAATCGGTCGAATGGGATTCGCCTTTCCGCTTGTATCTGATGTTTTTGTTCCCGTTAGCCGTGATTATCAAGTCCTTTATGACGGAGAGGATGAAATCACGTTCATGA
- a CDS encoding Ger(x)C family spore germination protein, producing the protein MRIKIRRTFLTLCLVILAFLLQGCWDVKDIDNRLLVTAIGIEQAPDNKIRIWTRFPIPQSPQSSSSGPGKDFFTTNQLGNTVVEAFDSLRLKLPKYLDMSGTRTIFLDQRLAEKGFLPYLEFTIRDRLLPLDTVVALVSGDMEPIFTKPNPSGELSGVYTKLFFERYAGGTAQKNMVPLWGLFSGYFNPLEENLVPLLISDPVTLFKLKGNAFFQGDRMIGMLTPEETLIYEIVTNQMTPFEIETAQEMNVKILESEATIHTRMKNNKPVIRIQAKLTMTLMDSAQGITIKPDKLEASINRLLENRAVKIFEQTQKKKTDIFKLGNHFRGKVPASQFNRWPELYQHATIEFKLDSRLKNTGLQLMRKPFINPPKEG; encoded by the coding sequence ATGAGAATAAAGATACGAAGAACATTTCTCACCTTATGTCTTGTTATCCTTGCGTTTCTGCTGCAGGGCTGCTGGGATGTAAAGGATATCGATAACCGGCTCTTGGTCACGGCCATTGGAATTGAACAAGCTCCCGATAATAAGATTCGGATTTGGACAAGGTTTCCGATTCCCCAATCCCCCCAATCTTCCTCAAGTGGACCTGGTAAAGACTTTTTTACAACCAATCAGCTCGGGAATACTGTCGTTGAAGCCTTTGACAGCCTTCGGTTGAAGCTGCCCAAATATCTCGATATGTCCGGAACCAGAACCATATTTCTGGACCAAAGACTGGCGGAAAAAGGCTTCCTGCCTTACTTGGAGTTTACCATTCGGGATCGGTTACTGCCTTTGGATACCGTCGTTGCCTTAGTATCCGGTGATATGGAGCCCATTTTCACCAAGCCAAACCCGTCGGGTGAATTATCCGGCGTTTACACGAAGCTTTTTTTCGAACGTTATGCAGGAGGAACGGCACAAAAAAACATGGTGCCTCTGTGGGGGTTATTCAGCGGATACTTTAATCCCTTAGAAGAAAACCTTGTCCCGTTATTAATCAGTGATCCGGTCACCTTGTTTAAACTAAAAGGCAACGCTTTTTTTCAAGGGGATCGGATGATCGGCATGCTCACTCCCGAAGAGACGTTAATCTATGAAATCGTAACGAACCAAATGACTCCCTTCGAAATCGAAACCGCTCAGGAAATGAATGTGAAAATCCTTGAATCGGAGGCAACCATTCATACCCGTATGAAAAACAACAAACCTGTCATCCGCATTCAAGCCAAATTAACCATGACATTAATGGATTCTGCCCAGGGCATAACCATAAAGCCGGACAAGCTGGAAGCTTCCATTAATCGCCTTCTGGAAAACCGGGCCGTTAAGATTTTCGAACAAACCCAAAAGAAAAAAACAGATATCTTCAAGCTTGGAAATCACTTCAGAGGCAAGGTTCCCGCAAGTCAGTTTAACCGCTGGCCCGAGCTCTACCAGCATGCAACGATTGAATTTAAGCTGGATTCCAGGCTTAAGAACACAGGACTCCAACTCATGAGAAAACCATTTATTAATCCTCCAAAGGAAGGTTAA